Within the Amycolatopsis camponoti genome, the region CGCCGTCACCCGCTCGCTGGAGGCCACCGGCGCGGACGTGCTGCTGGAGATCCACCCCCGGGTCGGCGCCGCGCTCGCGGACCTGACCCCGGTCGCCGAGCCCGGCCGGGAGGCGTGACCGCCCGCCGGTCCCGCCTCCCGCCGTCCACTGTGGACAGTAAAGACCCTGTGGTCAGTCGTCCGGCCAGTCGCCCGTGGCTTTCTCGTAGCCGATGGCGCCGGCCCGCTCGGTCGCGGCCTTGACCGCGGCGAAGATCGCGCCCTGCACCGCCGCCGCGATGATCACCTGTCGCCAGGTGTAGTCGCGGTCGGTGGCGTCGGGCGCGTCTTCCTCGCCCGCGACGCGCTTCCAGACCTGCTTGAACGCCTGGCCGGCGAGGATGCCGCCGAGCGCGCCCACCACCCAGCTCAGCGGCTTGTACAGCACCTTGTTCACGAGTCGCTCCTCCGTCGCAGGATCAGCCGGATCACGATCACCAGGCCCAGCACCCCGGCGAAGATCGGTACCGGGTTGCTGCGCACGACGTCGGCGCCCTGGCGGAACTTGACCGCGGTGGG harbors:
- a CDS encoding DUF4235 domain-containing protein, yielding MNKVLYKPLSWVVGALGGILAGQAFKQVWKRVAGEEDAPDATDRDYTWRQVIIAAAVQGAIFAAVKAATERAGAIGYEKATGDWPDD